GGGCCTGATCGACGAGGCCGGGTACCCGCCCCCTCGACGATGGAGCCGAAGGCTCCCGCACCAGGGGGGCGGGTGGCCGAGCGATTGGAGCCGAGAACGCGCGGGGCGCGTTCGGAGGCGTCCCCGAGGGGGAGGTCGGCCCGTTGAGCGAGCCCGCCCACGCTCCTTCTTGAACAACAGATCTGGTCGTTTGGGACCCGCGCGTCCGACAGCGCAACCATGACGGATGGCCGACTGGCCCCGCCGTCCGACGACGCAACCACGGCCGATCAGAAGACGAGTCGATTTCCGGCTGGATGAGAGCTACTCTTCCCCGGTCTCCCCCGAGCGCTCCGCGGCGAGCTCCTTCTTCGCCTTGCACTCGGGGCACTCGAGGTAGTCGCCGCGCGCCTTGCTGCTCTTCTCCACGAGGAGCGGGAAGCCGCACGCCTCGCACTTCTCCGCGATCGGCCGGCTCCAAACGGCGAAGTCGCACTTCGGATAGCTCGAGCATCCGTAGAAGACGCGCCCGGTGCGCGTTCGCTTCTCCGTGAGCTGGCCGCCGCATCCCTCGCGCGGACACGAGACCCCCACGGGGATCGAGCGCGTGTTCTTGCACGCGGGGTAGTTCGCGCACGCGAGGAAGCGCCCGAAGCGGCCGCTTCGGATCACCATGCCGCCGCCGCACTTGTCGCAAACCTCGTTCGTCGGCTCCGGCTCCTCGCCTTCGAGAGGCCGCGTGTTCCGGCACTCCGGGTAGCCGGTGCACGCGAGGAAGCGGCCGTTCCGCCCCCAGCGCGCCACCATCGGCTTCCCGCAACGGTCGCAGACGATCTCCGTCGCCGACTTCGCGTCCTCGACGTTCACCTGGTCGAGATCCTGGCGGAACCGCTCGTAGAAGGTGCGGACCACGTCCTTCCAGCGATCCTTCCCCTCCTCGACCTTGTCGAGCTCCTCCTCCATGAGGGCGGTGAAGCCGACGTTGAACACGTTCTCGAAATGGACAAGAAGAAACTTGAGCACGTCGCGCCCGAGATCGGTCGGGAAGAAACGCTGCTTCTCGCGCCGCATGTACTTCCGGTCGATCAGCGTCGCGGCGATCGTCGCGTAGGTGCTCGGGCGGCCGATCCCGTTCGCCTCGAGCTCCTTGACGAGGCTCGCCTCGGTGTAGCGCGCCGGCGGCTGCGTGAAGTGCTGCTCGGGGCTCACCTCGCCGAGACGGAGGTTCTCCCCCTCCGCGACCTCGGGGAGGAGCCGGTCCTTTCCGTTCTTCCCGTTCGTCTCCTCGAAGACCTGCAGGAAGCCCTTCTCGCGGATCACCGAGCCGTTCGCGCGGAAGAGATACGGGCCTCCCCGCACGTCGATCTTCGTTTGGTCGTAAAGGGCCGGCTTCATCTGGCTCGCGACGAAGCGGCTCCACACGACCTCGTACAAGCGGAACTGATCGCGCGTCAGTTGATTCTTCAACGAATCGGGAGTTCGCGCGGCCGACGTCGGGCGGATCGCCTCGTGGGCGTCCTGGGCCCCCTTCCCCTTCCGGTGCTCCACCGGCTTCTCGGGAAGCTCGCCGGGGCCGAACGCGCGCCCGATCAGCTCCCGCACCTCGGCGATCGCCTCGTCGGCGACACGCGTCGAGTCGGTTCGCATATAGGTGATGAGCCCGACCGGGCCCTCGTCCTTGAGATCGACCCCCTCGTAGAGGCCCTGCGCGATCTGCATCGTCTTGCGCGCCGTGAACCCGAAGCGCTTCGACGCCTCCTGCTGCAAGGTCGAGGTGATGAACGGAGGAGGGGGCTGGCGGCGGCGTACGGTCTTCTCGATCTCGCTCGCACGATACTCGTGGCTCGGAATGTCCCCGGCGATGCGGGCCGCCTCCTCGCCGTTCGGGATGCGGATCTTCTCGCCATCGATCTCCTGGAGCGAAGCGGTGAACGCATTCCCCGACGTCCTGGCGAAGGCCGCGTCGATCGTCCAGAACTCCTCCGGGCGGAACGCCTCGACCTCCTCCTCCCGCTCGACGATCATGCGGAGGGCGACCGTCTGCACGCGCCCGGCGCTCGTCCCGCGGTAGAACGCTTTCCAGAGGAGCGGGCTGACCATATACCCGACGAGCCGGTCGAGGATCCTTCTCCCCTGCTGCGCGTCGACCTTGTTCGTGTCGATCGCCTGCGGGTTTCGGATCGCCTCCTGGATCGCGCGCTTCGTGATCTCGTTGAAGAGGATGCGGCGGATCTTCCCCGCGCCGCCGTTCTCACCGAGATACTCGGCGAGGTGCGCGGCGATCGCCTCTCCCTCGCGGTCGAAGTCGGGGGCGAGGTAAACCTTCTCCGCGGCGCGCGCCGCCTTCTTGATCTCCTGGAGGACCTTCCCCTTCCCCCGAATGATGATGTACTTCGGTTCAAAATCGTTCTCGACGTCCACGCCGAGGTCCCTCTTGGGGAGGTCCTTCACGTGGCCCATCGAGGCCTTCACCTCGTACCCGCGCCCGAGGAACTTGTTGATCGTGCGCGCCTTGGCCGGCGACTCCACGATGACGAGCGACTTAGCCATACTGTCCTTTCGGATTCCGCCTTCACCCGCGGGGGAAGCCACCCCCCCTGGAGGATCGGTCTTCGCGCCGGGCGGCTTGAGCCCCCTGACGGCGCCCGCGCGCCGGACGGTAAGCTACTCTTTTCCGCCGCCGCGGGCAACCCTACCTTCCGCAGCACTGCTTGTATTTCTTCCCGCTCCCGCACGGACACGGCTCGTTCCGGCCGACCTTCCGCTCCGAACGGACGACCGTCGCGACCCGCTCGCGCGCGGCGGGGCGCGCCTCGGCCCCCTGTCTCCCCTCGAGCGCGGAGAAGGAATCGTGCGATTCGCGCACCCGCGGCGGCGCCGCCGCCCGCGCACGCCTCGGCTCGACGCGAAGCGTGACCGGCAGGAAGAGGAGACGGAGCGCCTCCCGATGGATCCTCTCGGCGAGCTCCGAGAAGAGCTCGAACGCCTCCTTCTTGTACTCGATGAGCGGATCCTTCTGCGCGTACGCGCGAAGCCCGATCCCGGACTTGAGGCCGTCCAGCTCGTAGAGATGTTCTCTCCAGTACTCGTCGATCTTGGAGAGGATCGCGGAGCGCTCGAAGTCGACGAGGAGGGAGTGCGGGAGCCCCTTCTCGTCGAGAAAGCGAAGCCTCTCGTCGCGTCGCGCGCGGAAGAGTTCCTTCGCGTGCTCGACCATCGCGCGGCGCGTCTCTTCCTTGTCCGGCTTGACCTCGCGGAGGGCCGGAAGGTCGAACGGGTCGAGGAAGATCTCGCCAAGCGCGAGGCGCAGCGTCTCAAGATCCCAATCCTCGGCGAAATCCCCGGCGGCGAAGCGCGGCTCGAGAAGGGAGTCGAGGAAGAGCCCGATGATCCCGTCGATCTCGTCGGTGAGGTCGTCCGCGTCGAGGAGCGAGTTCCTCCATCCGTAAACCTCCGAACGCTGCTCGTTCATCACGTCGTCGTATTTCAGGAGGTGCTTGCGGATGTCGAAGTTGTGCATCTCGACCCGCTTCTGGGCCTTCTCGATCGCGCGCGTGACGAGGCCGTGGCGGATCACCTCTCCCTCTTGGAGGCCGAGCCGATCCATGATCCCCGCGACCCGATCCGATCCGAAGAGGCGCATCAGATCGTCCTCGAGCGACAAGTAGAAGCGGCTCGATCCCTGATCTCCTTGGCGCCCGGAGCGGCCGCGAAGCTGCCGGTCGATTCGGCGCGCCTCGTGGCGTTCCGTGCCGACGATGCGAAGCCCCCCGAGCTCCCGCGTGCCGGGCCCGAGCTTGATGTCGGTGCCTCGCCCCGCCATGTTCGTCGCGATCGTGACCGAGCGGAACTCGCCCGCGCGCGCGACGATCTCTGCTTCCCCCTGGTGGTTCTTCGCGTTCAAGACCGAGTGCGGGATGTTCATCCGTTTCAAGATCCGCGAGATCGTCTCGGAGGCGTCGACCGACGCGGTCCCGACGAGCGTCGGCTGCCCGCGCTTGTAGCAATCGGCGATCTCCTCGACGATCGCGTTCACCTTTTCGCGGCGCGTGCGATAGATGAGATCGTCCTCGTCCTCGCGCCGGCACGGCACGTTCGTCGGGACCACGATGACATCGAGCTTGTAGATCTCGAAGAACTCCGACGCTTCGGTCTCCGCGGTTCCGGTCATGCCGGCGAGCTTCTTGTAGAGGCGGAAGAAGTTCTGGAGGGTGATCGTCGCGAGCGTCTGCGTCTCCGCCTCGATGAAGACGTTCTCCTTCGCCTCGAGCGCCTGGTGCAGCCCTTCCGAGAAACGCCGGCCGGGCATGAGGCGGCCGGTGAACTCGTCGACGATGATCACCTTGCCGTCCTGCACGACGTACTCGACGTCCTTTTCGAAGAGCGAGTGCGCCTTGAGAAGCGCGCGGATGTTGCTGATCTTCTCGTTCCGATCGAGGAACTCTTTCTGCACCCGCTCGCGGGCCGCCGCCTTGTCCGACGGGGAGAGCGCGCCGTCCGAATCGATCGCCTGCATCTCCTCGGGAAGGTCCGGGATGAGGAAGAGGTTCGGGTCGTTCGGCGAGAGATCGGTCCGCCCCTTCTCGGTCAGGTCGGTGTTGTGGTTCTTCTCGTCGATCGCGAAGTAGAGCGGCTCGTCGAGCTCGCTGAGGCGCTTGTCGCGCATGTAGTCGGTCTCGACGCGGCGGATCAACTTCTGCACGCCCTGCTCCTGCAGGAGCTTCATCAGGCGCTTGTTCTTGGGAGCGCCGCGTTGCGCTTGGAGAAGAAGAGTCCCCGCTTCGTAGCGCTCCTCGTCGCTCTCCGATTGCAGGAGCTTCTCCCCCTTCGCGACCAGCTCGTTCACGAGCTCGGTCTGCTTGCGCACGATCTTCCGCACCGCCTCCTTCACCTCGTCGAAGCGGTGCACCGAGTGGGCGACCGGTCCGGAGATGATGAGCGGCGTGCGCGCCTCGTCGATCAGAACCGAGTCGACCTC
The Candidatus Eisenbacteria bacterium DNA segment above includes these coding regions:
- the topA gene encoding type I DNA topoisomerase, whose protein sequence is MAKSLVIVESPAKARTINKFLGRGYEVKASMGHVKDLPKRDLGVDVENDFEPKYIIIRGKGKVLQEIKKAARAAEKVYLAPDFDREGEAIAAHLAEYLGENGGAGKIRRILFNEITKRAIQEAIRNPQAIDTNKVDAQQGRRILDRLVGYMVSPLLWKAFYRGTSAGRVQTVALRMIVEREEEVEAFRPEEFWTIDAAFARTSGNAFTASLQEIDGEKIRIPNGEEAARIAGDIPSHEYRASEIEKTVRRRQPPPPFITSTLQQEASKRFGFTARKTMQIAQGLYEGVDLKDEGPVGLITYMRTDSTRVADEAIAEVRELIGRAFGPGELPEKPVEHRKGKGAQDAHEAIRPTSAARTPDSLKNQLTRDQFRLYEVVWSRFVASQMKPALYDQTKIDVRGGPYLFRANGSVIREKGFLQVFEETNGKNGKDRLLPEVAEGENLRLGEVSPEQHFTQPPARYTEASLVKELEANGIGRPSTYATIAATLIDRKYMRREKQRFFPTDLGRDVLKFLLVHFENVFNVGFTALMEEELDKVEEGKDRWKDVVRTFYERFRQDLDQVNVEDAKSATEIVCDRCGKPMVARWGRNGRFLACTGYPECRNTRPLEGEEPEPTNEVCDKCGGGMVIRSGRFGRFLACANYPACKNTRSIPVGVSCPREGCGGQLTEKRTRTGRVFYGCSSYPKCDFAVWSRPIAEKCEACGFPLLVEKSSKARGDYLECPECKAKKELAAERSGETGEE
- the secA gene encoding preprotein translocase subunit SecA is translated as MFGKLLASIVGTKTDREVKRMRPLVEEINRFFESYRALSDDALAAKTAEFRKRIEDGETVDALLPEAFGAVKEACRRLVGKSWDVCGQKNEWNMIPYDVQLIGGIVLHEGKIAEMATGEGKTLVATMPLYLNALEGKGAHLITVNDYLARRDREWMGPIYESLGLTVGVIQHDMDPPSRQAEYRCDITYGTNNEFGFDYLRDNMAVRPEYRVQRGFRYAIVDEVDSVLIDEARTPLIISGPVAHSVHRFDEVKEAVRKIVRKQTELVNELVAKGEKLLQSESDEERYEAGTLLLQAQRGAPKNKRLMKLLQEQGVQKLIRRVETDYMRDKRLSELDEPLYFAIDEKNHNTDLTEKGRTDLSPNDPNLFLIPDLPEEMQAIDSDGALSPSDKAAARERVQKEFLDRNEKISNIRALLKAHSLFEKDVEYVVQDGKVIIVDEFTGRLMPGRRFSEGLHQALEAKENVFIEAETQTLATITLQNFFRLYKKLAGMTGTAETEASEFFEIYKLDVIVVPTNVPCRREDEDDLIYRTRREKVNAIVEEIADCYKRGQPTLVGTASVDASETISRILKRMNIPHSVLNAKNHQGEAEIVARAGEFRSVTIATNMAGRGTDIKLGPGTRELGGLRIVGTERHEARRIDRQLRGRSGRQGDQGSSRFYLSLEDDLMRLFGSDRVAGIMDRLGLQEGEVIRHGLVTRAIEKAQKRVEMHNFDIRKHLLKYDDVMNEQRSEVYGWRNSLLDADDLTDEIDGIIGLFLDSLLEPRFAAGDFAEDWDLETLRLALGEIFLDPFDLPALREVKPDKEETRRAMVEHAKELFRARRDERLRFLDEKGLPHSLLVDFERSAILSKIDEYWREHLYELDGLKSGIGLRAYAQKDPLIEYKKEAFELFSELAERIHREALRLLFLPVTLRVEPRRARAAAPPRVRESHDSFSALEGRQGAEARPAARERVATVVRSERKVGRNEPCPCGSGKKYKQCCGR